In Candidatus Binatia bacterium, the DNA window GACTCACCGTGGACGATCTGCCGGCCGGTCTGGATTTCCACACCCACCTCGCGTTCAACATGCTGCTGTCGCCGTCGGTCGATCTGCTGCGACGCACGCCGGAGACTCGCTACCTGATCGACTGCGATGGCAGCCAGCCGCCCTGCGTCTTGGACCTCGACGTCTACATCAACCGCATCGCCACTCCGGACATGCTCGACCATATGGAAGCGGAGATTCGCGGCATGCTGCTGTTCGGCAGCCGAGCCGCCGAGACGCACACGATTCCCAACCTGCTTGCGGAGATGGACAGGATGCGGGTGGAGCGCGCCGTCGTCCTGGCCGTGTCGCCCGGGTTCCCCTTTGGCGACAATCTGACGCAGCGGTGGCGGGACGCGATCGCGCAGTCGGGGGCGGCGGAGCGGTTGATCTTGTTCGGCTCGGTCCGGCCAACGGTGCGCGGAGCCGTCGAACGCTTGCGCGAGCTGAAGACACTGGGCATCCGCGGCGTCAAGCTGCATCCGACCATGCAACGGTTCTATCCGGACGATCCGCAGGCGATGCCGTTTTATGCCGCCTGCGCCGAGCTGGACTTGCCCGTGTTCTTTCACGCCGGGCGCGCCGGCATCGAACCCGAGTTCACTCGGGAACACGCGGCCATGAAACACTATGTCGCCCCGGTCGCGGAGTTTCCGCAGGTCCGCTTCATCTTCGGTCACGCCGGCGCACGGGACTACGCCGACGCCATCCCGATTGCCAAGGCGCATCAGAACGTGTTGATGGAAATCGCCGGCCAAGGGGTGGCGGCGCTGCGGGAGTTGCTTGCCGAGTTGGGACCGGAACGACTCGTGTTCGGGTCAGATTGGCCCTTTTATCCGCTCGCTCCAACCGTGGCGAAACTGCTCATCGTAACTGGCGGAGACAAGGCCGCCCGCGACATGATCTTCAGCGGGAACGCGCGTCGCTTTCTCGCCTTGTCGGCGCCGTGAGGGTTCAAGACGCGGACCTCCGGCTGAGCAGAGTCCGTCGATTTTCTCTGAAAGTGCCCTTCGACAAGCATGTCCTGAGCAACGTCGAAGGGCATGCCCATGAACATGCGCCGTCTCCGTCGCCCAGGGCGTTGCCCCAGGACCAGTGGCGGCAGGCCTCCGTGCCTGCCGCGGTGGATCGACTGGACCATCCAACCGGCGACAGGCACAGAGGCCTGTCGCCACCAGACCTTATGGAATCAGCTGCGGCACCGAGTATTCATCGTTTGACGGAATCGCCAAACGATGCTGTCGAAACACCATGAAGTGATGACGAGTCCCCGTGTACGGCCCCTCAAATCCGAGTGCGCGCAGACGCTGGATGAATTCGCGCCGCTTACAC includes these proteins:
- a CDS encoding amidohydrolase family protein; the protein is MEHKPMDLDRRRFLRMALASMLAAPLTGGCRREAAPAPSVPLGDPRATLKVRGYRGLAELPYFAVDANGDLRLTVDDLPAGLDFHTHLAFNMLLSPSVDLLRRTPETRYLIDCDGSQPPCVLDLDVYINRIATPDMLDHMEAEIRGMLLFGSRAAETHTIPNLLAEMDRMRVERAVVLAVSPGFPFGDNLTQRWRDAIAQSGAAERLILFGSVRPTVRGAVERLRELKTLGIRGVKLHPTMQRFYPDDPQAMPFYAACAELDLPVFFHAGRAGIEPEFTREHAAMKHYVAPVAEFPQVRFIFGHAGARDYADAIPIAKAHQNVLMEIAGQGVAALRELLAELGPERLVFGSDWPFYPLAPTVAKLLIVTGGDKAARDMIFSGNARRFLALSAP